From the Musa acuminata AAA Group cultivar baxijiao chromosome BXJ1-2, Cavendish_Baxijiao_AAA, whole genome shotgun sequence genome, one window contains:
- the LOC103976092 gene encoding protein CURLY FLAG LEAF 1-like isoform X2 — MVSVSMSLQAALSPEERRTCPDLQDFFSRKRKRRDGEDSQGNKEPKLVKGEEEEEDTELDLDAPLPSEWQRCLDLKSGAIHFYNTRTHRRTAMDPRLSSLEPPSSRPRLDLELNLEPPGSHLYGGEGDLVKQDACNSEDDEMVATACMRCHMLVMMSKASLSCPSCKFVHPPNHSFSALCTPAFKLVCCKDQYSN, encoded by the exons ATGGTGTCGGTGTCGATGTCGCTGCAAGCGGCCCTTTCGCCAGAGGAGAGGAGGACATGCCCCGACCTCCAGGATTTCTTCTCCAGGAAAAGGAAGCGCAGAGATGGAGAAGATAGCCAAGGTAACAAGGAGCCCAAGCTGGTGAagggcgaggaggaggaagaggacaccGAGCTGGATCTCGACGCTCCCTTGCCTTCGGAATGGCAACGCTGCCTCGATCTCAAG TCGGGAGCGATACACTTCTACAACACCAGGACGCACCGGAGGACCGCCATGGATCCCAGGCTGAGCAGCTTGGAGCCACCGAGCTCGCGGCCGAGGCTGGACCTGGAGCTCAACCTCGAGCCGCCGGGGAGCCACCTCTACGGAGGAGAAGGAGATCTGGTGAAGCAGGATGCATGCAACTCCGAGGACGACGAGATGGTGGCGACGGCCTGCATGCGCTGCCACATGCTGGTCATGATGAGTAAGGCATCCTTATCGTGCCCCAGCTGCAAGTTTGTGCACCCACCAAATCACAGCTTCTCGGCGTTGTGCACGCCAGCTTTCAAGCTTGTGTGTTGCAAGGATCAGTACTCCAATTAG
- the LOC103976092 gene encoding uncharacterized protein LOC103976092 isoform X1, with amino-acid sequence MVSVSMSLQAALSPEERRTCPDLQDFFSRKRKRRDGEDSQGNKEPKLVKGEEEEEDTELDLDAPLPSEWQRCLDLKISIVQSGAIHFYNTRTHRRTAMDPRLSSLEPPSSRPRLDLELNLEPPGSHLYGGEGDLVKQDACNSEDDEMVATACMRCHMLVMMSKASLSCPSCKFVHPPNHSFSALCTPAFKLVCCKDQYSN; translated from the exons ATGGTGTCGGTGTCGATGTCGCTGCAAGCGGCCCTTTCGCCAGAGGAGAGGAGGACATGCCCCGACCTCCAGGATTTCTTCTCCAGGAAAAGGAAGCGCAGAGATGGAGAAGATAGCCAAGGTAACAAGGAGCCCAAGCTGGTGAagggcgaggaggaggaagaggacaccGAGCTGGATCTCGACGCTCCCTTGCCTTCGGAATGGCAACGCTGCCTCGATCTCAAG ATTTCGATTGTGCAGTCGGGAGCGATACACTTCTACAACACCAGGACGCACCGGAGGACCGCCATGGATCCCAGGCTGAGCAGCTTGGAGCCACCGAGCTCGCGGCCGAGGCTGGACCTGGAGCTCAACCTCGAGCCGCCGGGGAGCCACCTCTACGGAGGAGAAGGAGATCTGGTGAAGCAGGATGCATGCAACTCCGAGGACGACGAGATGGTGGCGACGGCCTGCATGCGCTGCCACATGCTGGTCATGATGAGTAAGGCATCCTTATCGTGCCCCAGCTGCAAGTTTGTGCACCCACCAAATCACAGCTTCTCGGCGTTGTGCACGCCAGCTTTCAAGCTTGTGTGTTGCAAGGATCAGTACTCCAATTAG
- the LOC135599484 gene encoding CDPK-related kinase 5-like isoform X2 translates to MGLCHGKPASAESCDPFSSPSHKKKEEEATKKETEAEAGATVTEEKAPRPWASPFFPFYSPSPAHSLFAKRSPSVASQGGGSATSTPGRFFKRPFPPPSPAKHIRAVLARRLGSVKPNEAAIPADDREERRAAAGLDKNFGFSKGFASKYEIGEEVGRGHFGYTCTAKVKKGESKGQQVAVKVIPKAKMTTAIATEDARREVKILRALTGHNNLVHFYDAYEDNDNVYIIMELCEGGELLDRILSRGGTYSENDAKAVMLQILNVVAFCHLQGVVHRDLKPENFLFTSKDENSQLKAIDFGLSDFVKPDERLNDIVGSAYYVAPEVLHRSYSTEADVWSIGVIAYILLCGSRPFWARTESGIFKAVLKADPSFTEPPWPSMSPEAKDFVKRLLSKDPRRRMTAAQALCHPWIRNYNDIKVPLDILVFRLIKSYLRSSTLRKAALRDCRFATNPLLKLNSLEVYLSSRRTHKLKFSVKSLEFPKSFPCVCVLEFPTWLYDYVSK, encoded by the exons ATGGGCCTTTGCCACGGGAAGCCTGCGTCCGCGGAGTCTTGCGACCCTTTCTCGTCTCCGTCgcacaagaagaaggaagaggaggcgacGAAGAAGGAAACTGAGGCGGAGGCCGGGGCGACGGTGACGGAGGAGAAGGCACCCAGGCCATGGGCTTCCCCTTTCTTCCCTTTTTATAGCCCCAGCCCTGCCCATAGCCTGTTCGCCAAGAGATCCCCCTCCGTCGCCTCCCAAGGCGGTGGGTCGGCCACCTCCACTCCGGGGAGGTTCTTCAAGCGGCCGTTCCCACCGCCGTCGCCAGCGAAGCACATCCGGGCGGTCCTCGCACGGCGGCTGGGGTCGGTGAAGCCGAACGAGGCGGCCATCCCGGCGGACGATAGGGAGGAGAGGCGTGCTGCGGCTGGGCTGGATAAGAACTTCGGGTTCTCTAAGGGGTTCGCCAGCAAGTACGAGATTGGGGAGGAGGTCGGGCGGGGACATTTCGGGTACACGTGCACGGCGAAGGTCAAGAAGGGCGAGAGCAAGGGGCAGCAGGTGGCGGTCAAGGTCATCCCGAAGGCTAAG ATGACTACTGCCATTGCTACTGAGGATGCCAGAAGAGAGGTAAAGATTTTGAGAGCTTTGACAGGACATAACAACCTAGTTCACTTTTATGATGCCTATGAAGATAATGACAACGTCTACATAAtaatgga GTTATGTGAAGGAGGAGAATTGTTGGATAGAATTCTTTCCAG GGGAGGGACATACTCGGAGAATGATGCAAAGGCTGTCATGTTACAGATATTGAATGTAGTTGCATTTTGCCATCTCCAAGGAGTGGTTCATCGTGATCTGAAACCAGAG AACTTTCTTTTTACTTCAAAGGATGAGAATTCCCAGCTGAAGGCTATAGATTTTGGCTTATCAGATTTTGTAAAGCCAG ATGAAAGGTTGAATGACATTGTAGGAAGTGCATATTATGTTGCACCTGAAGTTCTACATCGATCTTACAGCACAGAAGCTGATGTGTGGAGTATTGGTGTAATTGCATATATTCTTCTCTGTGGAAGTCGCCCCTTTTGGGCTCGAACTGAGTCTGGCATCTTTAAGGCAGTCTTGAAAGCTGATCCAAGTTTTACAGAGCCACCTTGGCCTTCTATGTCTCCTGAGGCAAAAGATTTTGTCAAGCGCTTGTTGAGTAAAGATCCACGTAGAAGAATGACCGCTGCACAAGCTTTGT GCCATCCTTGGATTAGAAATTACAATGATATCAAAGTTCCTCTAGATATCCTTGTATTTCGATTAATTAAATCTTACCTCCGCTCATCAACTCTGCGTAAGGCTGCTTTAAGG GACTGCAGATTTGCAACAAACCCTCTCTTGAAGCTAAATAGTCTAGAAGTATATTTATCTTCAAGACGGACCCATAAACTAAAGTTCTCAGTCAAAAGCTTAGAATTTCCAAAATCATTTCCATGTGTTTGTGTACTTGAATTTCCAACCTGGCTGTATGATTATGTATCCAAATGA
- the LOC135599484 gene encoding CDPK-related kinase 5-like isoform X1, with translation MGLCHGKPASAESCDPFSSPSHKKKEEEATKKETEAEAGATVTEEKAPRPWASPFFPFYSPSPAHSLFAKRSPSVASQGGGSATSTPGRFFKRPFPPPSPAKHIRAVLARRLGSVKPNEAAIPADDREERRAAAGLDKNFGFSKGFASKYEIGEEVGRGHFGYTCTAKVKKGESKGQQVAVKVIPKAKMTTAIATEDARREVKILRALTGHNNLVHFYDAYEDNDNVYIIMELCEGGELLDRILSRGGTYSENDAKAVMLQILNVVAFCHLQGVVHRDLKPENFLFTSKDENSQLKAIDFGLSDFVKPDERLNDIVGSAYYVAPEVLHRSYSTEADVWSIGVIAYILLCGSRPFWARTESGIFKAVLKADPSFTEPPWPSMSPEAKDFVKRLLSKDPRRRMTAAQALCHPWIRNYNDIKVPLDILVFRLIKSYLRSSTLRKAALRALSKTLTVDELFYLKRQFALLEPTKHGCINLENIKMALMKNVTDQMKELHVQDILVSLGALQYRRMDFDEFCAATLSVHQLEGLDRWEQHARCAYELFEKDGNRAIVIEELASELGLSPSVPVHVVLRDWIRHTDGKLSFLGFVKLLHGVSSRSAQSLTKAR, from the exons ATGGGCCTTTGCCACGGGAAGCCTGCGTCCGCGGAGTCTTGCGACCCTTTCTCGTCTCCGTCgcacaagaagaaggaagaggaggcgacGAAGAAGGAAACTGAGGCGGAGGCCGGGGCGACGGTGACGGAGGAGAAGGCACCCAGGCCATGGGCTTCCCCTTTCTTCCCTTTTTATAGCCCCAGCCCTGCCCATAGCCTGTTCGCCAAGAGATCCCCCTCCGTCGCCTCCCAAGGCGGTGGGTCGGCCACCTCCACTCCGGGGAGGTTCTTCAAGCGGCCGTTCCCACCGCCGTCGCCAGCGAAGCACATCCGGGCGGTCCTCGCACGGCGGCTGGGGTCGGTGAAGCCGAACGAGGCGGCCATCCCGGCGGACGATAGGGAGGAGAGGCGTGCTGCGGCTGGGCTGGATAAGAACTTCGGGTTCTCTAAGGGGTTCGCCAGCAAGTACGAGATTGGGGAGGAGGTCGGGCGGGGACATTTCGGGTACACGTGCACGGCGAAGGTCAAGAAGGGCGAGAGCAAGGGGCAGCAGGTGGCGGTCAAGGTCATCCCGAAGGCTAAG ATGACTACTGCCATTGCTACTGAGGATGCCAGAAGAGAGGTAAAGATTTTGAGAGCTTTGACAGGACATAACAACCTAGTTCACTTTTATGATGCCTATGAAGATAATGACAACGTCTACATAAtaatgga GTTATGTGAAGGAGGAGAATTGTTGGATAGAATTCTTTCCAG GGGAGGGACATACTCGGAGAATGATGCAAAGGCTGTCATGTTACAGATATTGAATGTAGTTGCATTTTGCCATCTCCAAGGAGTGGTTCATCGTGATCTGAAACCAGAG AACTTTCTTTTTACTTCAAAGGATGAGAATTCCCAGCTGAAGGCTATAGATTTTGGCTTATCAGATTTTGTAAAGCCAG ATGAAAGGTTGAATGACATTGTAGGAAGTGCATATTATGTTGCACCTGAAGTTCTACATCGATCTTACAGCACAGAAGCTGATGTGTGGAGTATTGGTGTAATTGCATATATTCTTCTCTGTGGAAGTCGCCCCTTTTGGGCTCGAACTGAGTCTGGCATCTTTAAGGCAGTCTTGAAAGCTGATCCAAGTTTTACAGAGCCACCTTGGCCTTCTATGTCTCCTGAGGCAAAAGATTTTGTCAAGCGCTTGTTGAGTAAAGATCCACGTAGAAGAATGACCGCTGCACAAGCTTTGT GCCATCCTTGGATTAGAAATTACAATGATATCAAAGTTCCTCTAGATATCCTTGTATTTCGATTAATTAAATCTTACCTCCGCTCATCAACTCTGCGTAAGGCTGCTTTAAGG GCTTTGTCAAAGACATTGACAGTGGATGAACTGTTTTACCTGAAGAGACAGTTTGCTCTATTGGAACCTACGAAACATGGGTGCATAAATCTTGAAAATATCAAGATG GCCTTGATGAAAAATGTGACCGATCAAATGAAGGAATTGCATGTCCAGGATATTCTTGTCTCG CTCGGTGCTCTACAATACAGAAGAATGGATTTTGATGAGTTCTGTGCAGCAACATTAAGTGTGCATCAGCTTGAAGGTCTAGATAGATGGGAGCAACATGCCCGATGTGCTTATGAGCTTTTCGAGAAAGATGGCAATCGAGCTATTGTAATCGAGGAACTGGCTTCG GAACTCGGCCTCAGCCCTTCTGTACCTGTACACGTGGTTCTGCGTGACTGGATAAGACACACAGATGGGAAGCTGAGCTTCCTCGGATTCGTTAAGTTGTTGCATGGTGTGTCTAGTCGATCGGCCCAATCACTTACAAAGGCACGATAG